The Tardiphaga alba genome includes a window with the following:
- the mazG gene encoding nucleoside triphosphate pyrophosphohydrolase produces the protein MTPSRDITRLIEIMAALRTPVTGCPWDLEQDFASIASYTIEEAYEVVDAIARNDLDDLCEELGDLLLQVVFHAQMASEQGRFDFGDVVTAITRKMVRRHPHVFADADGNVTSGHVKGVWDRIKAEEKAERAARRGENLAAPASLLASVKASQPALAQALALQAKASTVGFDWNDPRAVLAKIREEADEIEAALERGDPDHIAEETGDLMFALVNLARHVKADPEMALRGTNVKFETRFAYIEKALRAKGRTLEEASLEEMDALWNEAKWKP, from the coding sequence ATGACCCCTTCCCGCGATATCACCCGCCTGATCGAGATCATGGCCGCGCTGCGCACGCCGGTGACCGGTTGCCCGTGGGACCTGGAACAGGACTTTGCGAGCATTGCGTCCTATACGATCGAGGAGGCCTATGAGGTCGTGGACGCGATTGCGCGGAACGATCTCGACGATCTCTGCGAGGAGCTGGGCGACCTCCTGCTGCAGGTCGTGTTTCACGCGCAGATGGCGTCCGAGCAAGGCAGGTTCGATTTTGGCGACGTCGTGACCGCGATCACCAGAAAAATGGTCCGTCGGCATCCGCATGTGTTTGCCGATGCGGACGGGAATGTCACCTCGGGCCACGTGAAGGGCGTGTGGGATCGCATCAAGGCCGAGGAGAAGGCGGAACGCGCAGCGCGACGCGGCGAAAATCTTGCCGCCCCCGCCTCGCTACTGGCCAGCGTGAAGGCCAGCCAGCCGGCGCTGGCGCAGGCCCTGGCGCTACAAGCCAAGGCCTCCACGGTCGGCTTCGACTGGAACGATCCGCGCGCGGTGCTGGCAAAAATCCGCGAGGAAGCGGATGAGATCGAAGCGGCGTTGGAGCGTGGCGATCCCGACCACATCGCGGAGGAGACCGGCGACCTGATGTTCGCGCTGGTGAACCTCGCGCGGCATGTGAAGGCCGATCCGGAAATGGCGCTGCGCGGGACCAATGTGAAATTCGAGACGCGGTTTGCGTATATCGAGAAGGCACTGCGGGCCAAGGGGCGCACGCTGGAAGAGGCATCACTGGAAGAGATGGATGCGCTGTGGAACGAGGCGAAGTGGAAGCCGTAA
- a CDS encoding dihydrodipicolinate synthase family protein, whose product MPSTFPTGVFCAATTPFNADLSVDQGLFTAHCQRLLDDGCTGIAMLGTTGEANSLSSAERKSLLEAVVKSGIAPTKLLPGTGVASIMETIDLTKHAVANGVEAVVMLPPYYYKGVSDDGIVDAYTAVIERVNDPRLRVVLYHIPQMSAVPISLDVIDRLRKRFPEIVTGIKDSSGDFANMSAIVERFPGFSVLVGADPLMIKLLPMGGAGCITATSNLVGGDLATVFNGYNDPAKAAEVAAAQERIVAGRNAVSSYAQLPSLKVLLAKRYGNDGWMRVRPPLTGLGAAEAEAVRASFAA is encoded by the coding sequence ATGCCTTCCACCTTCCCCACCGGCGTGTTCTGCGCCGCGACCACGCCCTTCAATGCCGATCTCTCGGTAGATCAGGGGCTGTTCACCGCCCACTGTCAGCGCCTGCTGGATGATGGCTGCACGGGCATCGCCATGCTCGGCACCACCGGCGAAGCCAATTCGCTGTCGTCGGCCGAGCGCAAGTCGCTGCTCGAAGCCGTGGTGAAGTCGGGTATCGCGCCGACGAAGCTTCTGCCGGGCACCGGCGTGGCGTCGATCATGGAGACGATCGACCTCACCAAGCATGCCGTGGCCAATGGCGTCGAAGCCGTCGTGATGCTGCCGCCGTACTACTACAAGGGCGTGTCGGATGACGGCATCGTTGATGCATATACGGCGGTGATCGAGCGCGTGAACGATCCACGCCTGCGCGTGGTGCTCTATCACATCCCGCAGATGTCGGCGGTGCCGATCTCGCTGGACGTCATCGATCGCTTGCGCAAGCGCTTCCCGGAGATTGTGACGGGCATCAAGGATTCCTCCGGCGATTTCGCCAATATGAGCGCTATCGTCGAACGCTTTCCGGGCTTCTCGGTGCTGGTGGGCGCCGATCCCTTGATGATCAAGCTGTTGCCCATGGGCGGGGCGGGCTGCATCACTGCAACGTCGAACCTGGTCGGCGGCGATCTCGCCACGGTGTTCAATGGCTACAACGATCCGGCCAAGGCGGCAGAGGTCGCAGCCGCGCAGGAGCGTATCGTGGCCGGCCGCAACGCGGTGTCGAGCTATGCGCAACTGCCCTCGCTGAAGGTGCTGCTGGCCAAGCGCTACGGCAATGACGGCTGGATGCGCGTGCGTCCGCCGCTCACCGGTCTGGGCGCTGCGGAAGCGGAAGCCGTGCGGGCATCGTTCGCGGCGTAA
- a CDS encoding SDR family NAD(P)-dependent oxidoreductase, with amino-acid sequence MTNGLNGKAIVIIGASSGIGAAVAKKFGTLGANLIVHYNGNPEGAQEVVSSIQATGGKAELIRGDVSERAEAARVIEEAHAKLGRIDVLINNAGAMFGRTAIANATDEQYDDVIDLNIGSVFFACRKVAKIMEAQRSGSIINTTSVAARNGGGGGAGLYGSAKGFVSTITRVLAKELAPFGVRANAVAPGVIMTPFHQRYSNAEQLEASRQTIPLGRIGTPEECVGAYQFLADESMSGYITGQVIEVNGGQIMP; translated from the coding sequence GTGACCAACGGACTGAACGGCAAAGCCATTGTGATCATTGGCGCGAGCTCGGGCATCGGCGCTGCCGTGGCGAAGAAATTCGGCACCCTCGGTGCCAACCTGATCGTGCACTACAACGGCAATCCCGAAGGCGCGCAGGAAGTTGTTTCCAGCATCCAGGCCACCGGCGGCAAGGCCGAGCTGATCCGTGGCGACGTCTCGGAACGCGCGGAGGCCGCGCGCGTGATCGAGGAAGCCCATGCGAAGCTCGGGCGCATCGACGTGCTGATCAACAATGCCGGCGCCATGTTCGGCCGTACCGCAATCGCCAATGCGACCGACGAGCAGTATGACGATGTGATCGATCTCAATATCGGCTCGGTGTTCTTCGCCTGCCGCAAGGTCGCCAAGATCATGGAAGCGCAGCGCTCGGGCTCGATCATCAACACGACCTCGGTCGCAGCCCGCAACGGCGGCGGCGGCGGTGCGGGCCTCTATGGCTCGGCCAAGGGTTTTGTGAGCACCATCACCCGCGTGCTGGCGAAGGAGCTGGCGCCGTTCGGCGTGCGCGCCAATGCGGTGGCGCCGGGCGTGATCATGACGCCGTTCCACCAGCGCTACTCGAATGCGGAACAGCTCGAGGCCTCGCGCCAGACCATCCCGCTCGGCCGTATCGGCACCCCGGAAGAATGCGTCGGCGCATATCAGTTCCTCGCCGACGAAAGCATGAGCGGCTACATCACCGGCCAGGTGATCGAGGTCAATGGCGGCCAGATCATGCCGTAA
- a CDS encoding FadR/GntR family transcriptional regulator: MKPIDPSEHPNAPRPRNAGASLVDKVYSELAERIASGEYAADQKLPGEHELASIFDVSRPVLRDALGRLREDGLIYSRQGSGSFVQARGKAPQIGFARVETIADIQRCFEFRISMESDAAHFAALRRSDDNLVQMEAALGLLREATKNRKHREDADYAFHLAISEATNNHYFATSLNALKDHVAVGMKLHGQSLMGPQPGLEAVFEEHSSIFEAIRDRDAEAARTAMRLHLETSRDRLFEGRLLDLSFR, from the coding sequence ATGAAGCCGATCGATCCCAGCGAACATCCTAACGCGCCACGCCCGCGTAACGCCGGCGCGTCGCTGGTCGACAAGGTCTATAGCGAGCTCGCCGAGCGCATCGCCAGTGGTGAATACGCAGCTGACCAGAAACTGCCCGGTGAACACGAACTCGCTTCCATCTTCGACGTCTCGCGGCCAGTGTTGCGCGATGCGCTCGGGCGCCTGCGCGAAGATGGTTTGATCTATTCGCGTCAGGGCTCCGGCAGCTTTGTGCAGGCGAGGGGCAAGGCGCCGCAGATCGGTTTTGCGCGGGTCGAGACCATTGCCGACATCCAGCGCTGCTTCGAATTTCGCATCAGCATGGAAAGCGACGCCGCGCATTTCGCAGCACTTCGCCGCAGCGACGACAATCTGGTGCAGATGGAAGCCGCCCTCGGCCTGCTGCGCGAGGCGACCAAGAACCGCAAGCATCGCGAGGACGCCGACTACGCGTTCCATCTCGCGATCTCCGAGGCGACCAACAACCACTATTTCGCGACCTCACTGAACGCACTGAAGGATCATGTCGCTGTCGGCATGAAGCTGCACGGCCAGTCGCTGATGGGCCCGCAGCCCGGTCTCGAAGCGGTGTTCGAGGAACACAGCAGCATTTTTGAAGCCATCCGTGACCGCGACGCCGAGGCCGCGCGCACGGCCATGCGTCTCCATCTCGAGACCTCGCGCGACCGCCTGTTTGAAGGCCGTTTGCTCGATCTCTCGTTCCGGTAG